Within Serratia odorifera, the genomic segment CATTGCCGCCGTAGTGCCGAGCTTCCCGGCGGCGCTGGCGGTGGCACAGGCCTCCGATCTGGTGGCGCTGGTGCCGGCGTCCTATTTGCGCAACGCAGAGCCAGGCATGGCGCTGCTACAGGCGTTTGAACTGCCGGTAAAAACTCACGGCATAACCGTGTCGCAAATGTGGCACCCGCGTATGGAGATGGAACCTGCCCACCGCTGGCTGCGACAGTTGGTATTACACACCTGCAGCCGCCGATGTTGACGATGACGCCACGGTCGACTTTGCGGTTCATGTGGAAGTGGTCGACGCGGAGCCCGTTCGATATCAATGCCAATCATTTCACCCTGTAACCACGCTGATACCCGTCTAGCTACGCTGAAAAAAAAACCACCCGTCAGTTGAACGGGTGGTTTTTTCGTGATGCGGAACAACGGGCAGATTACGCCGCCAGGATTTCCTGAGCGGTGCGTTCAACCAGCGCCAACAGCACTTTGATGTCTTCCAGCGTCACCGTCGGGTTCAACAGCGTCAGCTTCAGGCAGGTTACGCCGGCAAACTCGGTAACGCCGACGTTGGCACGCCCTGACTCCAGCAGCACATCACCAATTTTCTGGTTGTGCAACGCCACCGCCGCATCGCCGGCCGCCGCCAGCTGGGCAGGGCGATAACGGAACAGCACGCTGGCCAACTGCGGCTGCATCACCAGTTCCAGCGCCGGCTGCTCGCTGACATACTGTGCAACCTGTTGTGCCAGGGTCACGCCGTGATCGATGATCGCCGCGTATTGCTTCTGCCCCAGCGCTTCCAGTCCCATCCACAGCTTCAAGGCATCAAAGCGGCGGGTGGTTTGCAACGACTTGGATACCAGATTAGGTACGCCCTGAGCCTCGTCAAACTCGGAGTTCAGATAGGCCGCCTGATAGCGCATCAGTTCATAATGGCGCGCCTCTTTTAACAGGAAGGCGCCGCAGCTGATGGTCTGGAAGAACTGCTTGTGGAAATCCAGGGTAATGGAATCCACCAGTTCAATACCGTCCAGATAGTCGCGATACTTTTCCGACAGCAACAGCGCGCCGCCCCAGGCCGCATCAACGTGCAGCCAGATCTGATGCTCGGCCGCCAAGCCGGCAATCGCCCGCAGCGGATCGATGGCGCCAGCGTCGGTGGTACCGGCGGTGGCAACAATCGCCAGCACCTGCTCACCGTTGGCCTGCGCCTGCGCCAGTTTGTCGGCCAGATCGTTGACGTCCATACGGGCAAAGCGATCGGTTTTAACCAGCGTAACGGATTGATAGCCCAGTCCGAGCAACGCCATGTTCTTCTGCACCGAGAAATGGGCGTTTTCGGAGCAGAATACCTTAATCTTGCGCAGGTCGCCGATCAGGCC encodes:
- a CDS encoding pyridoxal phosphate-dependent decarboxylase family protein, translating into MSESNPILAASAHSTEAYQQAIAQTSQAVVQWLQQPEMYQGKTVAELRERIRLDFNPQGLGNQAAIERAIEYFLKDSLSVHHPQCVAHLHCPSLVVSQAAEVLINATNQSMDSWDQSPSATIIEMKLIEWLRTQVGYQAGDAGVFTSGGTQSNLMGLMLARDAFFARQGHSVQQDGLIGDLRKIKVFCSENAHFSVQKNMALLGLGYQSVTLVKTDRFARMDVNDLADKLAQAQANGEQVLAIVATAGTTDAGAIDPLRAIAGLAAEHQIWLHVDAAWGGALLLSEKYRDYLDGIELVDSITLDFHKQFFQTISCGAFLLKEARHYELMRYQAAYLNSEFDEAQGVPNLVSKSLQTTRRFDALKLWMGLEALGQKQYAAIIDHGVTLAQQVAQYVSEQPALELVMQPQLASVLFRYRPAQLAAAGDAAVALHNQKIGDVLLESGRANVGVTEFAGVTCLKLTLLNPTVTLEDIKVLLALVERTAQEILAA